From Vitis vinifera cultivar Pinot Noir 40024 chromosome 5, ASM3070453v1, the proteins below share one genomic window:
- the LOC132253834 gene encoding disease resistance protein RUN1-like, whose translation MEGMKYLEVLGLEGTAIKELPSSIQNLKSLQMLYLSNCKNLVTLPDSINDLRSLKRLILPGCSNLEKFPKNLEGLCSLVELDLSHCNLMEGSIPTDIWGLYSLFTLNLSGNHMVSIPSGITQLCRLRLLDISHCKMLQEIPELSSSLPQIDAHGCTKLEMLSSPSSLLCPFLKWFKRFNPTSNEYMNRNWKKGKVIIIPGNGGIPGWVLHQEIGSQVRIELPLNWYEDDHFLGFAFFFLYHKGNHFEVPYYFDLTLHGDSDEMNCG comes from the exons ATGGAGGGTATGAAATACTTAGAGGTGCTTGGTTTGGAAGGAACAGCTATAAAAGAACTACCATCATCAATTCAAAATCTGAAAAGCCTCCAAATGTTGTATTTGAGCAATTGCAAGAACCTTGTGACTCTTCCAGACAGCATTAATGATTTGAGATCTCTTAAACGATTGATACTCCCTGGTTGTTCAAACTTGGAGAAGTTTCCCAAGAATCTGGAAGGCTTATGCTCCTTAGTAGAACTAGATTTGAGTCACTGCAATCTAATGGAAGGGTCAATACCCACTGATATCTGGGGTCTATATTCCTTGTTTACATTAAATCTAAGTGGAAACCATATGGTTAGCATACCATCTGGCATCACTCAACTTTGTAGACTCCGTCTCCTTGATATCAGTCACTGCAAGATGCTCCAAGAAATTCCAGAGCTTTCATCGAGTCTACCACAAATAGATGCCCACGGCTGCACGAAGCTGGAAATGTTATCAAGTCCATCATCTCTACTCTGTCCTTTCCTCAAATGGTTCAAACGGTTCAATCCAACAAGTAATGag TACATGAATCGGAATTGGAAGAAAGGCAAGGTAATTATTATTCCGGGAAACGGTGGAATTCCAGGGTGGGTGTTGCATCAGGAGATTGGAAGCCAAGTAAGAATAGAGCTTCCTTTGAATTGGTACGAGGATGACCACTTTCTGGGAtttgctttcttctttctttatcaTAAAGGGAATCATTTTGAGGTTccatattattttgatttgacaTTGCACGGTGATTCGGATGAA ATGAATTGTGGGTGA